Proteins encoded together in one Zonotrichia albicollis isolate bZonAlb1 unplaced genomic scaffold, bZonAlb1.hap1 Scaffold_254, whole genome shotgun sequence window:
- the LOC141727770 gene encoding olfactory receptor 14J1-like: MSNSSSIRHFLLLALADTRQLQLLHFCLLLGISLTALLGNGLIISAIACSHHLHTPMFFFLLNLALADLGSICTTVPKAMHNSLWDTRDISYTGCAAQLFFFLFFISAEFFLLTVMCYDRYVSICKPLHYGTLLGSRACAHMAAAAWASGFLNALMHTANTFSLPLCQGNALGQFFCEVPQILKLSCSQSNLKELVLIVLSICSAFGCFVFIVFSYVQIFSAVLRIPSEQGRHKAFSTCLPHLVVVSLFISTVMFAYLKPPSMSFPSLDLAVTVLYSVVPPALNPLIYSLRNQELKAAVWRLMTACIHKH, from the coding sequence atgtccaacagcagctccatcaggcacttcctcctgctggcattggcagacacgcggcagctgcagctcctgcacttctgcctcttgctgggcatctccctgactgccctcctgggcaacggcctcatcatcagcgccatagcctgcagccaccacctgcacacgcccatgttcttcttcctgctcaacctggccctcgctgatctgggctccatctgcaccactgtgcccaaagccatgcacaattccctctgggacaccagggacatctcctacacaggatgtgctgctcagctctttttttttctgttcttcatctcagcagagtttttcctcctgaccgtcatgtgctacgaccgctacgtgtccatctgcaaacccctgcactacgggaccctcctgggcagcagagcttgtgcccacatggcagcagctgcctgggccagtggctttctcaatgctctcatgcacacagccaatacattttccctgcccctgtgccagggcaatgCCCttggccagttcttctgtgaggtgccccagatcctcaagctctcctgctcacagtcAAACCTCAAGGAACTTGTACTTATTGTGTTGTCCATATGTTCTGCATTTGggtgttttgtgttcattgttttctcctatgtgcagatcttcagtgCTGtcctgaggatcccctctgagcagggacggcacaaagccttttccacctgtcTCCCTCACCTGgtcgtggtctccctgttcatcAGCACTGTAatgtttgcctacctgaagcctccctccatgtccttcccatccctggattTGGCAGTtacagttctgtactcggtggtgcctccagctctgaaccccctcatctacagcctgaggaaccaggagctcaaggctgcagtgtggagactgatgactgcaTGCATTCacaaacattaa